Proteins encoded by one window of Candidatus Pelagibacter giovannonii:
- a CDS encoding DegT/DnrJ/EryC1/StrS family aminotransferase: MKIRYNYLSQEFENTKNIFFEWKKLIKTTDFTLGHKVEEFEKKIGKFLNIKYIISTNNGTDALKLSLKSIGIKNGDEVITVCNSFYASAGAIVALGARPVFIDCDDRFQMNYNLISNAINNKTKAIMPVHWGGASPDMDKITKIAKKYNLKVIEDACMGIGGNILGKSPGSFGDISAFSMHPLKSLNVMGDGGFVGTNNKSIFNWLKKYRNHGMIDRDRISFWGENFRLQPLQAVVALNQLKKLKKVIKIRNNNAKYLDKQLSALYPNVKIPPRPRGFKETFALYMANFSKRNELRSYLLKRGVETKIHYPIPLHLQKASKKFNYKKKDFPVAEKQSKSLITIPVHQYLDMKHMQYISNLIRKFYEK; the protein is encoded by the coding sequence ATGAAAATAAGATATAACTATTTATCTCAAGAATTTGAAAATACAAAAAATATTTTTTTTGAATGGAAAAAATTAATTAAAACGACAGATTTTACACTTGGGCATAAAGTTGAAGAATTTGAAAAAAAAATTGGAAAGTTTCTTAATATAAAATATATAATATCTACTAATAATGGAACAGATGCATTAAAACTTTCCTTAAAATCAATAGGCATTAAAAATGGTGATGAGGTAATAACTGTTTGTAATTCTTTTTATGCTTCTGCAGGGGCAATTGTTGCTTTAGGTGCAAGACCTGTTTTTATTGACTGTGATGACAGATTTCAGATGAATTATAATCTAATTTCAAATGCCATAAACAATAAAACAAAAGCCATTATGCCAGTTCATTGGGGTGGAGCATCTCCAGATATGGATAAAATTACTAAGATAGCAAAAAAATATAATCTAAAAGTTATAGAAGATGCGTGCATGGGAATTGGTGGTAATATTCTAGGTAAATCACCTGGTTCTTTTGGAGACATCTCTGCATTTAGTATGCATCCTCTTAAATCTTTAAATGTGATGGGTGACGGTGGATTTGTTGGTACAAATAATAAATCAATCTTTAATTGGTTAAAAAAATATAGAAATCATGGAATGATAGATAGAGACAGAATAAGTTTTTGGGGTGAAAATTTTAGATTACAACCATTACAAGCAGTTGTTGCTTTAAATCAATTAAAAAAATTAAAAAAAGTCATAAAAATAAGAAATAACAATGCAAAATATTTGGATAAGCAATTATCAGCATTATATCCAAACGTAAAAATTCCACCTAGACCGAGAGGTTTTAAAGAAACTTTTGCATTATATATGGCAAATTTTAGCAAAAGAAATGAGTTGAGAAGTTATTTACTTAAAAGAGGTGTAGAAACTAAAATACACTATCCTATTCCATTACATTTACAAAAGGCTTCGAAAAAATTTAATTATAAGAAAAAAGATTTCCCCGTTGCAGAAAAACAATCAAAATCATTAATTACTATTCCAGTCCATCAATATTTGGATATGAAACACATGCAATATATAAGTAATTTAATAAGAAAATTTTATGAGAAATAA
- a CDS encoding DegT/DnrJ/EryC1/StrS family aminotransferase — protein sequence MLSEYLEKKKIQTMIYYGTPLHFHPAAKKLGYKKGSLPIAERLTKEVLAFPHHQYLKNFEIKHICKQINNFYKKYENKI from the coding sequence TTGCTGAGTGAATATTTAGAAAAAAAAAAAATTCAAACCATGATATATTATGGGACGCCTTTGCACTTTCATCCAGCTGCTAAAAAATTAGGATACAAAAAAGGCTCACTTCCTATTGCAGAAAGACTGACTAAAGAGGTCTTGGCATTTCCTCATCATCAATATTTAAAAAATTTTGAAATTAAACATATCTGTAAACAAATTAATAATTTTTATAAAAAATATGAAAATAAGATATAA
- a CDS encoding DegT/DnrJ/EryC1/StrS family aminotransferase, whose protein sequence is MNISLVDLVPRYKDERKLILKAIDKTLSKGNLVLTKELDEFEKSIAKYTKHKFCLGLNSGTDALMISLWSLGIGKGDEVITSPISFIATLGAIIHVGAKPVFVDVKEDFNIDEDLIESKITKKTKAIMPVHWAGRMCNMEKINKISKKHNLKIIEDAAQAMGSYYKLKHAGSYSDIAAFSCHPLKNLNALGDAGFIITNKKKLYNKIKIYRNHGLKKRDHVIMFGVNSRLDVINAEVLKIRLKKLKEVISKRTKNINLYRTYLKNNRFIKFLKNEKN, encoded by the coding sequence ATGAATATAAGTTTAGTAGACCTGGTACCAAGATATAAAGATGAAAGAAAACTTATATTAAAAGCAATTGATAAAACTTTATCAAAAGGAAACTTGGTATTAACTAAAGAATTAGATGAATTTGAAAAAAGTATAGCCAAATATACCAAGCATAAATTTTGTCTTGGATTAAATTCTGGAACTGACGCACTAATGATTTCATTATGGTCACTTGGAATAGGAAAAGGAGATGAAGTAATAACTAGCCCCATTTCTTTTATAGCTACTTTAGGGGCAATAATCCATGTAGGCGCTAAACCAGTTTTTGTTGATGTAAAAGAAGATTTTAATATTGATGAAGATTTAATTGAGTCCAAGATAACAAAAAAAACAAAAGCCATTATGCCTGTACATTGGGCTGGCCGTATGTGTAATATGGAAAAAATTAATAAAATCTCAAAAAAACATAATTTAAAAATTATAGAAGATGCAGCCCAAGCAATGGGCTCATATTATAAATTAAAACATGCTGGAAGTTACAGTGATATAGCAGCATTTTCGTGTCATCCTTTAAAAAACTTAAATGCTTTAGGTGATGCTGGTTTTATTATTACAAATAAAAAAAAATTATATAACAAAATAAAAATTTACAGAAATCATGGATTAAAAAAAAGAGATCACGTTATTATGTTTGGGGTGAATTCTCGTTTGGATGTAATTAATGCAGAGGTTCTCAAAATTAGGTTAAAAAAATTGAAAGAAGTTATATCTAAAAGAACTAAAAATATTAATTTGTATAGGACTTACTTAAAAAATAATAGATTTATAAAATTTTTAAAAAATGAAAAAAACTAA
- a CDS encoding NAD-dependent epimerase/dehydratase family protein has translation MNKQRVVILGSNSFVISNFLKEIEKDYNVIKINRKKINFLKSNTKIKVKKIIKKNDIIVFAAAIAPVKNFDMLNKNLDICINIYESLKDLKIRYFINIGSDAVYKDSLKRINENSETTPSNLHGFMHLMREKILSQLSCKKCFIRSTLVYGDEDPHNSYGPNSFLRLAQKKNDLNLFGKGEELRDHIFVNDIGKILKLILKKKIIGIVNLVSGKEKSFYTIAKKICKTYKVGLNFNKRNGPMPHRGIRIFSNKKVKKIMNSFNFTEVIEWIDGRGIMK, from the coding sequence ATGAATAAACAAAGAGTGGTAATATTAGGTTCTAATAGTTTTGTTATTTCTAATTTTTTAAAAGAAATTGAAAAAGATTATAATGTTATTAAGATTAACAGAAAAAAAATAAATTTTTTAAAAAGTAATACTAAAATAAAAGTTAAAAAAATTATAAAAAAAAATGACATTATTGTTTTTGCTGCAGCTATAGCACCTGTTAAAAATTTTGACATGCTTAACAAAAATTTAGATATTTGTATTAATATTTATGAAAGTTTAAAAGATTTAAAGATTAGATATTTTATTAATATTGGTTCAGACGCAGTTTACAAAGACTCCTTAAAAAGAATAAATGAAAATTCAGAAACTACACCAAGTAATTTACATGGGTTTATGCACTTAATGAGAGAAAAAATTTTATCTCAACTATCATGCAAAAAATGCTTTATTAGATCTACCCTCGTTTATGGAGATGAAGACCCTCATAATTCATATGGACCAAATAGCTTTTTAAGATTAGCACAAAAAAAAAATGATTTGAATTTGTTTGGAAAAGGTGAGGAATTAAGAGATCATATATTTGTAAATGATATTGGAAAAATCTTAAAGTTAATTTTGAAAAAAAAAATAATAGGAATAGTTAATTTAGTTTCTGGAAAAGAAAAAAGCTTTTACACAATAGCAAAAAAGATATGTAAAACTTATAAAGTAGGATTAAATTTTAATAAAAGAAATGGACCTATGCCACATAGGGGTATTAGAATATTTTCTAATAAAAAAGTAAAAAAAATAATGAATAGTTTTAATTTTACAGAAGTCATAGAGTGGATAGATGGCAGGGGTATAATGAAATGA
- a CDS encoding nucleotide sugar dehydrogenase, protein MKITIAYNGISHLSLNYAAASAEKGFNIICYDQDINLINNLKKNKIEIFEPGLKKLLLKNKKKIIFTNDIKLLKTCNLVFIALDILTNNNGVSDLSNLKKTIKFTIKNIRKKSVLIIQSQLPPGFLSKINWNKKKLYYQVETLIFGKAVTRALSPERIIVGKNENNLDKLYKLYLDRFKCPKILMNYKSAELTKIFINIFLITQVTTTNVLSEYCENEGADWDKIKDAIMLDKRIGKHAYLKPGLGISGGNLERDLRTLIKFTNKKEYKSLFNSYSTISKIRKDWVLLKLKKFKFLQKYKKIGILGLSYKEGTNSIKNSPSINLIKKIKKLGFSNICSYDPKASYKEVTQFKNFDLVIKNSSIVIIMTPWESFKLINFKYINNVKIIIDPYKLITKNQFSKKQTYLSMGH, encoded by the coding sequence GACCAAGATATTAATTTGATTAACAATTTAAAAAAAAACAAAATAGAAATATTTGAACCTGGTCTAAAAAAATTACTTCTGAAGAATAAAAAAAAAATTATTTTTACTAATGATATTAAACTATTAAAAACATGTAACTTAGTTTTCATTGCTTTGGATATATTAACAAATAATAATGGCGTAAGTGATCTAAGTAATTTAAAAAAAACTATAAAATTTACAATTAAAAATATAAGAAAAAAAAGTGTATTGATAATTCAAAGTCAATTACCACCAGGATTTTTATCAAAGATTAATTGGAACAAAAAAAAACTTTACTATCAGGTTGAAACTTTAATCTTTGGAAAGGCAGTAACAAGAGCCTTATCACCTGAAAGAATTATTGTCGGAAAAAATGAGAATAATTTAGATAAATTATACAAATTATATTTAGATAGATTCAAGTGTCCAAAAATTTTAATGAATTATAAAAGTGCAGAATTAACTAAAATTTTTATTAATATTTTTTTAATAACTCAAGTTACAACCACTAATGTTCTGTCTGAATACTGTGAGAATGAGGGTGCTGATTGGGATAAAATAAAAGATGCAATAATGCTCGATAAAAGAATTGGTAAACATGCTTATTTAAAACCGGGTCTTGGTATATCAGGTGGAAACTTAGAGCGTGATTTGAGAACATTAATTAAATTCACCAACAAAAAAGAATATAAAAGTTTATTTAATTCATATTCTACAATCTCCAAAATCAGAAAAGACTGGGTTTTATTAAAGTTGAAAAAATTTAAATTTTTGCAAAAATATAAAAAAATAGGTATTTTAGGTCTTTCATATAAAGAAGGGACAAATTCAATAAAAAATTCTCCTTCAATAAATTTAATAAAAAAAATTAAAAAGTTAGGCTTTAGTAATATTTGTTCATATGATCCTAAGGCCTCATATAAGGAAGTAACTCAATTTAAAAATTTTGATTTAGTAATAAAAAACTCATCAATTGTGATTATAATGACACCTTGGGAAAGTTTTAAATTAATCAATTTTAAATATATTAATAATGTTAAAATTATTATAGATCCATATAAGTTAATAACAAAAAATCAATTTTCAAAAAAACAAACTTATTTAAGTATGGGCCATTAA